GTTATTTGCCGACTTAGCTACTTTGCTCACACATGGGGGGAATTGGATGAGCTTTTTCCTTATGTGTTGCTATTGTGTGTTGCGGCAGAAGGTGTTTCAACAGGAATTACACTGTATAAAAACACACTTCAGTTTCTAAAGTGCGTTTTGCAAACGGTAAATAACTAACTGATTTAAATATACTTTAAGCGTAAATAATTGAAATGGCTTTACTGATAACCAAGCGCTGTATCAACTGCGATATGTGTGAACCCGAGTGCCCTAATAACGCCATCTCGATGGGCGATGAGATCTATCAGATCGATGTGGCGTGCTGTACTGAATGCGTCGGCCATTATGATACGCCGACCTGTATGCAGGTCTGCCCAATCGATAACACCATTATTACCGACCCGCTGCATATTGAGAGTAAAGAAGCGTTGTGGGAGAAGTTTGTGGTGATGCATCACTCGTGATGCTGTGTGGCTCGGGCGGCGATCGATAACGCCGCCCCTTCGGTCTGATTTAGTTCTCAATAATTACCGTAGCGCAGGCATAATTCCGCTCATCCGCCAGCGTCACATGCACATATTTAACCCCAAGGTTTTCCGCAACGATCGCCGCATGCTGGAAGAAGCGCAGTCCTGGCTTACCCAGCTCGTCGTTATACACTTCAAACTGATTAAAGGCTAAGCCGCCGCGGATGCCGGTGCCAAAGGCCTTGGCCGCCGCCTCTTTTACCGCAAAACGCTTGGCGAGAAATCGCACCGGCTGCTGATGCGCCTGATATTGCGCCCACTCGTTGCTACTGAGCACCCGTTGCGCCAGGCGATCGCCGGAACGCGAAATCACCCCCTCAATGCGAGCAATCTCAACAATATCGGTGCCCAGACCGAGAATAGCCATTAACGACGCGCTTCCCGCATCAGCTGTTTCATCTCTTTCACCGCATCCGCCAGACCGCTCATCACCGCGCGGCCAATAATCGCATGGCCGATATTCAGTTCATGCATCTCCGGCAGCGCCGCAATTGGCAGCACATTGTGATAAGTCAGACCGTGTCCGGCATTGACCTTCAGGCCTTTAGCCGCCGCGTAGCTTGCGGCGGCGCTAATGCGCGCCAGCTCTGCATCACGCGCCGCGCCCTCTTCCGCTTCAGCATAGGCGCCGGTATGGATCTCAATATAGGGCGCCCCGGAAGCGACCGCCGCGTCAATCTGGCGCTCGTCGGCGTCGATAAACAGCGAAACCAGGATCCCGGCCTCGTTAAGGCGACTGACGGCAGAGGTGACTTTCGCCTGCTGACCGGCAACATCCAGCCCACCTTCGGTGGTAACTTCCTGACGTTTTTCCGGCACCAGGCAGCAAAAATGTGGTTTCACTTCGCAGGCGATGTCGACCATCTCATCGGTCACCGCCATTTCCAGGTTCATCCGTGTCTGAATCGTCTGACGTAAAATACGCACGTCGCGGTCAGTGATATGACGACGATCTTCACGCAGATGCACGGTGATGCCGTCTGCGCCAGCCTGCTCAGAGACAAACGCCGCCTGAACCGGATCGGGATAGTTGGTGCCACGCGCGTTACGCACGGTAGCCACGTGATCGATATTAACGCCTAACAACAACTCAGCCATGACAATCCTCAGATTTTTACGAAAGACAGGGAAGCAGTTTACAACGTTAAGCGCAACAGTCGGAACTCCCTGTCGCTATTCTGCGTCTGCAGGCGGTGCGTCTGCACGTTTTTTCGGCACAAACTGGCGGAAAAGTTCCTGGCTTTTAAGCGGCTTGCCGCCAAGATAGGGTTTTAATGCGATGCGGGTAAAACGTTTTGCCGCGCGTAAGCTGTCCGCGTCATGAAATTCTCGCTCATACAGCGCGCGCAGATGGCGGCCGGTAAAGCTGCGGTTATTAATTACCAGGCTGGCAATAAAACCTTTCTCTTCACGGTAGCTGTAGGTCATCTCATCCGCTACCTCTTCCCCGCTGCCGGCGCAGTGCAGGAAATCGACGCCATAGCCAAGATGGCCGAGCATTGCCAGTTCAAAGCGACGCAGCGCCGGTTCCGGCGAACCGCTGACGCCAGCTAAAGTCTGGATACAGTGCAGATAGTCGAAGAACAGTTCCGGGAAGGGCGTTTCGTGTTGCAGTACGCGCGAGACCAGCTCATTGACGTACAGACCACAGTAGAGGGTGATTCCGCTTAACGGCAGCGACAGCGAGACCGCTTCAGCACCGCGCAGGGTTTTGACTTCACCGCGTCCGCCCCAGCGCACCAGCAACGGCGTAAAAGGCTGCAATGCGCCTTTCAGATTGGAGCGCTTTGAGCGGGCGCC
This is a stretch of genomic DNA from Winslowiella toletana. It encodes these proteins:
- a CDS encoding YfhL family 4Fe-4S dicluster ferredoxin — translated: MALLITKRCINCDMCEPECPNNAISMGDEIYQIDVACCTECVGHYDTPTCMQVCPIDNTIITDPLHIESKEALWEKFVVMHHS
- the acpS gene encoding holo-ACP synthase, with the protein product MAILGLGTDIVEIARIEGVISRSGDRLAQRVLSSNEWAQYQAHQQPVRFLAKRFAVKEAAAKAFGTGIRGGLAFNQFEVYNDELGKPGLRFFQHAAIVAENLGVKYVHVTLADERNYACATVIIEN
- the pdxJ gene encoding pyridoxine 5'-phosphate synthase, translating into MAELLLGVNIDHVATVRNARGTNYPDPVQAAFVSEQAGADGITVHLREDRRHITDRDVRILRQTIQTRMNLEMAVTDEMVDIACEVKPHFCCLVPEKRQEVTTEGGLDVAGQQAKVTSAVSRLNEAGILVSLFIDADERQIDAAVASGAPYIEIHTGAYAEAEEGAARDAELARISAAASYAAAKGLKVNAGHGLTYHNVLPIAALPEMHELNIGHAIIGRAVMSGLADAVKEMKQLMREARR
- the recO gene encoding DNA repair protein RecO; the protein is MEGWQRAFVLHGRPYSETSLLLDLFSESHGRVRVLAKGARSKRSNLKGALQPFTPLLVRWGGRGEVKTLRGAEAVSLSLPLSGITLYCGLYVNELVSRVLQHETPFPELFFDYLHCIQTLAGVSGSPEPALRRFELAMLGHLGYGVDFLHCAGSGEEVADEMTYSYREEKGFIASLVINNRSFTGRHLRALYEREFHDADSLRAAKRFTRIALKPYLGGKPLKSQELFRQFVPKKRADAPPADAE